In Mycobacterium stomatepiae, the following are encoded in one genomic region:
- the hypD gene encoding hydrogenase formation protein HypD — MKFVDEFRDPVAARKLLVAIEHLAGAGDERFKFMEVCGGHTHTIYRHGIEHLLPDSVELVHGPGCPVCVIPMGRIDDAMWLARQPDVIFTCFGDMMRVPGSNGSLLDAKARGADVRFVYSPLDALKVAIDNPDKHVVFFAIGFETTAPSTAVTLVRAREQAVPNFSVFCNHVTIVPPIKAILESPDLRLSGFIGPGHVSTVVGNRPYRFVPDVYRKPLVVAGFEPLDILASVAMLLRQIREGRCEVENQYKRVVPEHGNPAALALMGKVFALRPHFEWRGLGFISQSALRLHDDFAEFDAELRFAMPGVRVADPKACQCGEVLKGVLKPWECKVFGTACTPESPIGTCMVSPEGACAAYYNFGRMHRNAAKLVARS, encoded by the coding sequence ATGAAATTCGTCGACGAATTCCGCGATCCCGTGGCGGCCCGCAAGCTGCTCGTCGCCATCGAACACCTGGCCGGTGCCGGCGACGAGCGATTCAAGTTCATGGAGGTGTGCGGCGGGCACACGCACACCATCTACCGGCACGGCATCGAGCACCTGCTGCCCGACAGCGTCGAATTGGTACACGGCCCGGGCTGTCCGGTCTGCGTGATCCCGATGGGCCGCATCGACGACGCGATGTGGCTGGCCCGTCAGCCCGACGTGATCTTCACCTGCTTCGGCGACATGATGCGGGTACCCGGTTCGAACGGGAGCCTGTTGGACGCCAAGGCCCGCGGCGCCGACGTCCGATTCGTCTACTCGCCGCTGGACGCGTTGAAGGTCGCGATCGACAACCCGGACAAGCACGTGGTGTTCTTCGCGATCGGCTTCGAAACCACCGCGCCGTCAACCGCGGTCACGCTGGTGCGGGCACGCGAGCAGGCAGTGCCGAACTTCAGCGTGTTCTGCAACCACGTCACGATCGTGCCGCCGATCAAGGCGATCCTGGAGTCACCGGATCTGCGGCTGTCGGGTTTCATCGGCCCCGGGCACGTGTCGACCGTGGTGGGCAACCGGCCGTATCGATTCGTCCCCGACGTGTATCGGAAGCCGTTGGTGGTGGCTGGGTTCGAGCCGCTGGACATCCTGGCCTCGGTCGCGATGCTGTTGCGTCAGATCCGCGAGGGCCGCTGCGAGGTGGAAAACCAGTACAAGCGGGTGGTGCCCGAGCATGGCAACCCGGCCGCGCTGGCGTTGATGGGCAAGGTGTTCGCGCTGCGCCCGCATTTCGAGTGGCGCGGCCTGGGCTTCATCTCACAAAGCGCGCTGCGGCTGCACGACGACTTCGCGGAGTTCGACGCCGAGCTGCGGTTCGCGATGCCCGGCGTGCGGGTCGCCGACCCGAAGGCGTGTCAATGCGGCGAGGTGCTCAAGGGGGTGCTGAAGCCCTGGGAATGCAAGGTTTTCGGCACCGCCTGTACCCCGGAGAGCCCGATCGGCACGTGCATGGTGTCCCCCGAGGGCGCGTGTGCGGCCTACTACAACTTCGGCCGCATGCACCGAAACGCCGCCAAGCTGGTGGCACGGTCTTGA
- a CDS encoding DUF6390 family protein: MNHPGVEMFARYAYAPNALGYCGPPLGATLRDGTVDQVRAAAAGFSGAWPYLRVLSALTGIADPLDHRLVESYWLGGGVGAGVDPREFLDELLAIIGSQAGRYWSHLTPELAGEAAGNHCFHVFGVYPWTRFLGRGSNEHPLGVLDNCRITWGTVVSRTGDDVEVRCRRLVCDGEALALSQPSVRLLDVWADGYSAVPDVAVGDEVAVHWGRLCGRLDPQQIRALSESTDRQLRVTSRRLAHV, translated from the coding sequence TTGAACCACCCGGGCGTCGAGATGTTCGCGCGTTACGCCTACGCGCCCAATGCGCTGGGCTATTGCGGCCCGCCGCTGGGAGCGACGCTGCGCGACGGCACGGTCGATCAGGTGCGCGCCGCGGCGGCCGGATTCTCCGGAGCCTGGCCGTATCTGCGGGTGCTGTCCGCGCTGACAGGCATCGCCGACCCGCTGGATCACCGCCTGGTCGAATCGTATTGGCTGGGCGGCGGTGTCGGCGCCGGCGTCGATCCGCGAGAATTCCTCGACGAGCTGCTGGCCATCATCGGCTCCCAGGCCGGCCGCTACTGGTCACACCTGACGCCGGAGCTCGCCGGCGAAGCCGCCGGCAACCACTGCTTCCACGTATTCGGGGTGTATCCGTGGACGCGGTTTCTGGGCCGGGGCTCCAACGAGCACCCGCTCGGCGTGCTGGATAACTGCCGGATCACTTGGGGCACAGTTGTTTCCCGCACAGGAGACGACGTCGAGGTGAGATGCCGGCGGCTGGTGTGCGATGGCGAGGCGCTCGCGCTGTCGCAGCCGTCGGTGCGACTGCTCGACGTCTGGGCCGACGGGTACAGCGCGGTGCCCGACGTGGCCGTCGGCGACGAGGTCGCGGTGCACTGGGGCCGGCTGTGCGGCCGGCTGGACCCGCAGCAAATTCGCGCGCTGTCCGAGAGCACCGACCGGCAACTGCGGGTGACCAGCCGACGGCTGGCGCACGTCTAG
- a CDS encoding alkaline phosphatase family protein, whose translation MSGAPLGSLCDVLPAAAALLGVPDAVDRLTVTESIAEQVDRVAVVLVDGMGWHLLPELAGSAPLLASVLAGAVGRLSELTCTFPSTTPSSLVSLGTGARPGEHGILGFTLNVPGTERVLTHIYWRDDPPSAQWQPLPTWFERLRRRGVAARAVLPALFMGSGLTDSAYRGADFRPSKPEDNYAQQLVDELHAAPGLVYGYIADLDTAAHVFGIGSPHWHEAAARVDALLTRLVDALPANAALLVTADHGGLNVPPQARVDLDTDSRLSQGIRVVAGEPRVRYLHTAPGAAADVRATWSGLLDGKAEVYSRDQAVATGMFGPVDPGHLARIGDVVVICTGDTVVLATKREPPEVARLIGFHGGAADAEMAIPLIVFG comes from the coding sequence ATGTCCGGTGCCCCGCTTGGTTCCCTGTGCGACGTGCTTCCCGCCGCGGCCGCGCTACTCGGGGTTCCGGACGCCGTCGACCGGCTCACGGTCACGGAATCGATTGCCGAACAGGTTGATCGGGTCGCGGTCGTGCTGGTGGACGGCATGGGCTGGCACCTGTTGCCGGAATTGGCGGGCAGCGCGCCGCTGCTTGCCTCGGTGCTGGCCGGCGCCGTGGGGCGGCTGAGCGAACTCACCTGCACCTTCCCTTCGACCACGCCGAGCAGCCTGGTGTCGCTGGGCACCGGCGCACGGCCGGGTGAGCACGGCATCCTGGGCTTCACCCTCAACGTCCCCGGCACCGAACGGGTACTCACCCACATCTATTGGCGTGACGACCCGCCGTCGGCCCAGTGGCAGCCGTTGCCAACCTGGTTCGAGCGGCTGCGGCGACGCGGGGTCGCCGCACGGGCGGTGCTACCCGCGCTGTTCATGGGCAGCGGACTGACGGATTCGGCGTACCGCGGCGCCGACTTTCGCCCCAGCAAGCCCGAGGACAACTACGCCCAGCAGCTTGTCGACGAGTTACACGCGGCGCCCGGCCTGGTCTACGGCTACATCGCCGACCTGGACACCGCCGCGCACGTGTTCGGTATCGGATCGCCGCACTGGCATGAGGCGGCCGCGCGTGTCGACGCGCTGCTGACTCGCCTGGTCGACGCCCTGCCCGCGAACGCGGCGTTGCTGGTGACCGCCGACCACGGCGGTCTCAATGTGCCGCCGCAAGCCCGCGTCGACCTGGATACCGATAGCCGGCTGAGCCAGGGAATCCGGGTGGTCGCGGGCGAACCGCGGGTCCGTTACCTGCACACCGCGCCGGGCGCGGCAGCCGACGTGCGGGCGACCTGGAGTGGGCTGCTGGACGGCAAGGCCGAGGTCTACAGTCGCGACCAGGCGGTGGCCACCGGGATGTTCGGACCCGTCGATCCGGGCCATCTGGCGCGCATCGGAGACGTCGTCGTGATCTGCACCGGCGACACGGTGGTGCTGGCCACCAAGCGCGAGCCCCCGGAAGTGGCCCGGCTCATCGGGTTTCACGGCGGGGCCGCCGACGCCGAAATGGCGATCCCGCTGATCGTCTTCGGATAG
- a CDS encoding MerR family transcriptional regulator — protein sequence MTSQQRDPAPANDRGIYGISVASELSGIGPQTLRLYERRGLVTPTRTDGGTRRYSRNDLARLKRITELASLGINLAGMAQIFELETKNSQLQTDYTQLELLNARLKADRNTAKR from the coding sequence ATGACTAGCCAGCAGCGCGATCCCGCCCCGGCAAATGACCGGGGCATCTATGGCATCTCGGTAGCCTCCGAACTATCTGGCATCGGCCCCCAAACCTTGCGGCTCTACGAGCGCCGCGGACTCGTGACCCCGACGCGCACTGATGGGGGCACCCGCCGCTACAGCCGAAACGACCTGGCACGCCTAAAGCGGATCACCGAACTCGCCAGCCTTGGTATCAACCTCGCCGGCATGGCCCAGATCTTCGAGCTCGAAACCAAAAACAGCCAACTGCAAACCGACTACACCCAACTCGAGCTGCTCAACGCCCGACTCAAGGCCGACCGCAATACCGCCAAAAGGTAG
- a CDS encoding Hsp20/alpha crystallin family protein — translation MLMRTDPFRDLDRFTQQVLGTAARPAVMPMDASREGDEFVVEFDLPGINEDSLDLDIERNVVTVRAERPDVDPAREMLAVERPRGVFSRQLVLGDNLDTDKIAASYDGGVLRLRIPVAEKAKPRKITVGRSNGHKLINA, via the coding sequence ATGTTGATGCGGACCGACCCGTTCCGGGACCTCGATCGGTTCACCCAACAGGTGTTGGGGACCGCGGCCCGCCCGGCGGTGATGCCGATGGACGCATCGCGCGAAGGCGACGAGTTCGTCGTTGAGTTCGACCTGCCGGGGATCAACGAGGACTCGCTGGACCTCGATATCGAACGCAACGTGGTGACGGTGCGCGCCGAGCGCCCGGACGTCGACCCTGCCCGCGAGATGCTGGCCGTCGAACGCCCCCGCGGAGTCTTCAGCCGGCAATTGGTCCTCGGGGACAACCTCGACACCGACAAGATCGCTGCGTCCTACGACGGAGGAGTGCTGCGGCTGCGGATCCCGGTGGCAGAGAAAGCCAAGCCCCGCAAGATCACGGTCGGGCGCAGCAACGGCCACAAGCTCATCAACGCCTGA
- a CDS encoding PPE family protein, producing MDFAALPPETNSGLMYSGPGSRSMMNAAVAWGGLATRLYEAAAQCSSVTSKLTPAEQGAAAHIEWLNSVAAQADHAARQAKSAASAYELALAAMVPPSAIQANRMLRAWLVEGNCLGQSSPAIADADSDHDQMWAQDVDTMHTYARACADAAAVTPFPSPPAEVGAGQGNWELRVAPAVISAARQVISAIPRALDALAEAPPTAFDTHLLPVTPALSKLGSLCAPSDFAINRLNFLNKHTALQSAATLLSRSPNRSRGATSGLGRAVSIGTLSVPRGWLAETPHPATPDRGWGYEPMHLVETGHPPKWPQTR from the coding sequence ATGGATTTCGCAGCGCTACCTCCGGAAACCAACTCGGGCCTGATGTATTCGGGTCCCGGCTCACGATCGATGATGAACGCCGCCGTCGCGTGGGGCGGGCTGGCAACTCGCCTGTATGAGGCAGCGGCGCAATGCAGTTCGGTGACCTCGAAACTCACGCCCGCAGAGCAAGGGGCGGCGGCTCATATCGAGTGGCTGAATAGCGTTGCCGCGCAGGCCGATCACGCAGCCAGGCAGGCCAAATCGGCCGCAAGCGCCTACGAGTTGGCGTTGGCGGCGATGGTGCCCCCGTCGGCGATCCAGGCCAACCGCATGCTGCGGGCGTGGCTGGTCGAGGGGAACTGTCTGGGCCAATCCAGCCCGGCGATCGCGGATGCCGACAGCGACCACGACCAGATGTGGGCCCAGGATGTCGACACCATGCACACCTATGCCCGGGCCTGCGCCGACGCCGCGGCCGTGACGCCGTTCCCATCGCCGCCCGCCGAGGTGGGTGCCGGGCAGGGCAACTGGGAGCTGCGCGTGGCACCGGCCGTCATCTCGGCCGCCCGCCAAGTGATTTCGGCGATCCCGCGGGCTCTCGACGCGCTGGCCGAGGCGCCGCCGACGGCTTTCGACACGCATCTGTTGCCGGTGACCCCGGCACTGTCGAAACTCGGATCCCTGTGCGCGCCGTCAGACTTCGCGATCAATCGACTGAACTTTCTGAACAAACATACGGCGCTGCAAAGCGCGGCAACGTTGTTGTCCCGCTCACCAAACCGTAGCCGCGGTGCGACGTCGGGACTGGGCCGCGCGGTATCGATCGGGACGCTGTCGGTGCCGCGGGGATGGCTGGCCGAGACACCACACCCGGCGACCCCGGACCGCGGTTGGGGGTACGAGCCGATGCATTTGGTCGAGACCGGTCACCCGCCGAAATGGCCGCAGACCCGTTAG
- a CDS encoding gamma-glutamyl-gamma-aminobutyrate hydrolase family protein translates to MNASGRRRPVIGLTSYLEQVQSDGWDIPAGYLGANYFEGVIKAGGVAVLLPPQPVDPDITASLLDSLDGLVITGGYDVDPAAYGQQPHPKTDAPRTLRDAFEFALLRGALDRGLPVLGICRGTQMLNVAFGGTLHQHLPDVLGHRGHHAGYGRFTKLPVRTVAGTRLAGLLGESADAWCYHHQAVDKVADGLIVSAWDADGVVEGLEVPGDNFVVSVQWHPEQFLDDLRLFQAIVDAASSYAATTRTASDR, encoded by the coding sequence GTGAACGCCTCTGGAAGACGCCGACCGGTGATCGGCCTGACCAGTTACCTCGAGCAAGTGCAGTCCGACGGATGGGACATTCCGGCAGGGTATCTGGGCGCGAACTATTTCGAGGGTGTCATCAAGGCGGGCGGTGTCGCGGTGCTGCTGCCGCCGCAGCCGGTGGACCCCGACATCACCGCGAGCCTGCTCGACAGCCTGGACGGGCTGGTGATCACCGGCGGCTATGACGTCGACCCGGCGGCCTATGGCCAGCAACCGCATCCGAAGACCGACGCGCCCCGCACCCTGCGCGACGCGTTCGAATTCGCGCTATTGCGGGGCGCGCTGGACCGCGGTTTGCCGGTGCTCGGCATCTGCCGCGGCACCCAGATGCTCAATGTCGCGTTCGGCGGAACGCTGCACCAACACCTGCCCGACGTTCTCGGCCACCGCGGGCATCACGCGGGCTACGGGCGCTTCACCAAGTTGCCGGTTCGCACGGTTGCGGGTACCCGCCTGGCCGGGCTGCTCGGCGAGTCCGCCGATGCGTGGTGCTATCACCACCAGGCCGTCGACAAGGTCGCCGACGGCCTGATCGTCAGCGCGTGGGACGCCGACGGCGTCGTCGAAGGGCTGGAGGTGCCGGGGGACAATTTTGTCGTCTCGGTGCAGTGGCATCCCGAGCAGTTCCTCGACGACCTGCGGCTGTTCCAGGCGATCGTCGACGCCGCGAGCTCGTATGCGGCGACCACGCGGACGGCGTCTGACCGCTAA
- a CDS encoding alpha/beta hydrolase produces MMTTLDGFPVPVSVSGPEKGVVVVILGDEQRELAAYDAVCERLHTASLRTVVIGLDPRLTPKSVIGILDGLGIGWAVVVGDRAGGDIAWQLAATKLGRFVGLVVVDRGHPRVADVNGVVRDNHCPPVEIGTTVLASTPAGRTVASNSQRFVYADYRSVDLLGRRNAQESTAQLAAEIVLRTSTW; encoded by the coding sequence ATGATGACCACGCTCGACGGCTTTCCCGTCCCGGTGAGCGTGTCCGGTCCTGAGAAGGGTGTCGTCGTCGTCATCCTCGGCGACGAGCAGCGCGAGTTGGCCGCCTACGACGCGGTCTGCGAGCGCCTCCACACCGCGTCGCTGCGCACCGTCGTCATCGGCCTCGACCCGCGGCTGACCCCGAAGTCGGTGATCGGCATTCTCGACGGGCTCGGCATCGGTTGGGCGGTGGTGGTGGGCGACCGCGCCGGCGGCGACATCGCCTGGCAGCTGGCCGCCACCAAGTTGGGCCGGTTTGTCGGTCTGGTCGTCGTCGACCGCGGACATCCACGCGTGGCCGACGTCAACGGCGTGGTCCGCGACAACCATTGCCCGCCGGTGGAGATCGGTACCACCGTGCTGGCCAGCACGCCGGCCGGACGCACGGTGGCCAGCAACAGCCAGCGGTTCGTCTACGCCGACTACCGCAGCGTCGACCTGCTCGGGCGGCGCAACGCCCAGGAGTCGACCGCGCAGTTGGCGGCCGAGATCGTCCTGCGTACCAGCACCTGGTAA
- a CDS encoding cobyric acid synthase gives MNGALLVAGTSSDAGKSVVVAGLCRLLARDGVRVAPFKAQNMSNNSAVTVEGGEIGRAQAIQARAAGLEPSVRFNPILLKPGSDRTSQLVIRGSVADSVSAASYFGHRDRLAQVVADDLAALREEFDVVICEGAGSPSEINLRATDLANMGLARSAQLPVILVGDIDRGGLLAHLFGTVAVLEAGDQALIAGFVVNKFSGDPALLEPGLRQLFDLTGRPTYGVLPYADELWLDAEDSLSVIAHRVVGRPAPPRGGEWLKLAAVRLPRISNSTDIEALACEPGVLVRWISDPVDLSDADLVVLPGSKATVADLAWLRERGLADGIVAHARAGKPVLGICGGFQMLCRRIEDGVESGAGVVDGLGLLDADIVFAQAKVLRRWERPLRGYEIHHGRLARYVNEPWFQAGDDLHGLAHGAVFGTHWHGLLDNDDFRRDWLTTVAEAAGRDFVVADDTDVVARRDAQLDVAAELLASHLDMDAVLGLLDGPPPRPHIASRLRP, from the coding sequence TTGAACGGCGCGCTGCTGGTCGCGGGCACCAGCTCCGATGCCGGGAAATCGGTGGTGGTCGCCGGCCTGTGCCGGCTGCTGGCCCGCGACGGCGTGCGGGTCGCGCCGTTCAAGGCGCAGAACATGTCGAACAACTCGGCGGTCACCGTCGAGGGCGGCGAAATCGGCCGGGCCCAGGCGATTCAGGCCCGCGCCGCGGGGCTGGAGCCCAGCGTGCGGTTCAACCCGATCCTGCTGAAACCGGGCAGCGACCGGACGTCGCAGCTGGTGATCCGGGGTAGCGTCGCAGACTCGGTCAGCGCCGCAAGCTATTTCGGGCACCGCGACCGGCTCGCCCAAGTTGTGGCTGACGACTTGGCGGCGCTGCGTGAGGAATTCGATGTGGTGATCTGTGAGGGTGCCGGATCTCCATCCGAAATCAACCTGCGTGCAACAGATTTGGCGAACATGGGATTGGCCAGGTCCGCGCAACTACCGGTCATCCTGGTCGGCGACATCGACCGCGGCGGCTTGCTGGCTCATCTGTTCGGGACGGTCGCGGTGCTCGAGGCGGGAGACCAGGCGCTGATCGCGGGCTTCGTCGTCAACAAGTTCAGCGGCGACCCCGCGCTGCTCGAGCCGGGACTGCGGCAACTCTTCGACCTGACCGGCCGCCCGACCTATGGGGTGTTGCCCTACGCCGATGAGCTCTGGCTGGATGCCGAGGACTCGCTCTCGGTCATCGCGCACCGCGTCGTCGGCAGGCCGGCGCCGCCGCGCGGCGGCGAGTGGCTGAAGTTGGCCGCCGTTCGGCTGCCCCGAATCTCCAACTCGACCGACATCGAGGCGCTGGCCTGCGAGCCGGGGGTGCTGGTGCGCTGGATCTCCGACCCGGTCGACCTGTCCGACGCCGACCTGGTGGTGCTGCCGGGCAGCAAGGCGACCGTCGCGGACCTGGCATGGTTGCGCGAACGCGGCCTGGCCGACGGGATCGTCGCCCACGCCAGGGCCGGCAAGCCGGTGCTGGGCATCTGCGGGGGATTCCAGATGCTGTGCCGGCGCATCGAGGACGGGGTCGAGTCCGGCGCCGGGGTCGTCGACGGGCTGGGCCTGCTGGACGCCGACATCGTGTTCGCGCAAGCCAAGGTGCTGCGGCGCTGGGAGCGGCCGCTGCGTGGATACGAAATCCACCACGGCCGGCTGGCCCGCTACGTAAACGAGCCGTGGTTTCAGGCGGGCGACGACCTGCACGGTCTCGCGCACGGCGCGGTGTTCGGCACCCACTGGCACGGGCTGCTCGACAACGACGACTTTCGCCGCGACTGGCTGACCACGGTGGCCGAGGCCGCCGGTCGTGATTTCGTCGTGGCCGACGACACCGACGTCGTGGCGCGGCGCGACGCCCAGCTGGATGTGGCCGCCGAGCTGTTGGCGTCGCACCTCGATATGGACGCCGTCCTTGGCCTGCTCGACGGTCCGCCGCCGCGACCGCACATCGCAAGCCGGCTGCGGCCGTAG
- the map gene encoding type I methionyl aminopeptidase, whose amino-acid sequence MPVRTALSPGVLSPTLPVPNRIPRPEYAWKPTAKEGTEPWVQTPEVIEKMRVAGRIAARALEEAGKAVAPGVTTDELDRIAHEYMVDNGAYPSTLGYKGYPKSCCTSLNEVICHGIPDSTVIADGDIVNIDVTAYIDGVHGDTNATLLAGDVSEEHRLLVERTREATTRAINAVKPGRALSVVGRVIQAYANRFGYNVVRDFTGHGIGTTFHNGLVVLHYDQPSVTTEIQPGMTFTIEPMINLGTLDYEIWDDGWTVVTKDRKWTAQFEHTLLVTDTGAEILTLP is encoded by the coding sequence ATGCCTGTTCGCACCGCGCTTTCGCCCGGCGTGTTGTCCCCGACTCTGCCGGTGCCAAACCGCATCCCGCGCCCCGAATACGCCTGGAAGCCGACCGCCAAAGAGGGCACCGAGCCGTGGGTGCAGACGCCGGAGGTAATCGAGAAGATGCGCGTCGCGGGCCGGATCGCGGCCCGCGCACTCGAGGAGGCGGGCAAGGCCGTCGCGCCCGGGGTGACCACCGACGAGCTGGACCGCATCGCGCACGAGTACATGGTCGACAACGGCGCCTACCCCTCGACCCTGGGCTACAAGGGCTACCCGAAGTCGTGCTGCACGTCACTCAACGAGGTGATCTGCCACGGCATCCCGGACTCGACGGTGATCGCCGACGGCGACATCGTCAACATCGACGTCACCGCCTATATCGACGGCGTGCACGGCGACACCAACGCCACGCTCCTGGCCGGCGACGTGTCCGAGGAGCACCGGCTGCTGGTTGAGCGCACCCGGGAGGCGACGACGCGCGCGATCAACGCCGTCAAGCCTGGGCGTGCGCTCTCGGTCGTCGGCCGCGTCATCCAGGCGTACGCAAATCGATTCGGGTACAACGTGGTTCGCGACTTCACCGGCCACGGCATCGGCACCACGTTTCACAACGGGCTGGTCGTGCTGCACTACGACCAACCGTCCGTCACCACCGAGATCCAGCCGGGCATGACGTTCACCATCGAGCCGATGATCAATCTCGGCACGCTGGACTACGAGATCTGGGACGACGGCTGGACCGTGGTCACCAAGGATCGCAAGTGGACCGCACAGTTCGAGCACACCCTGCTCGTCACCGATACCGGCGCCGAGATCCTGACGCTGCCGTGA
- a CDS encoding DUF1707 SHOCT-like domain-containing protein produces the protein MTDTGGDMVTLRVSDADRNGTMRRLHNAVALGLIDIDEFEQRSSRVSHARTQGELDGLVGDLPGPGAIVSSAADRVELRGWAGSLRRHGEWTVPTRLALVRRLGSVKLELTKARFAGPVVVVELDVRFGSVDIWLPEGASASIDDVEVYGGSARDRRKDAPGEGRPHVVLTGRVVCGSVTIRGPRRSLRWPSRVR, from the coding sequence ATGACCGATACCGGCGGGGACATGGTGACGCTGCGCGTCTCCGATGCGGACCGCAACGGCACGATGCGGCGACTGCACAACGCCGTTGCGCTCGGCCTGATCGATATCGACGAGTTCGAGCAGCGCTCGTCGCGGGTGTCCCATGCGCGTACCCAGGGTGAGCTGGACGGCCTGGTCGGCGACCTGCCCGGGCCGGGCGCGATCGTCAGCTCGGCGGCGGATCGGGTCGAGCTGCGCGGCTGGGCCGGCTCGCTGCGGCGGCATGGCGAATGGACGGTGCCCACCCGGTTGGCGCTGGTACGCCGGTTGGGGTCGGTCAAACTTGAGCTCACCAAGGCGCGGTTCGCCGGCCCGGTGGTGGTCGTCGAGCTCGACGTTCGGTTCGGCTCGGTCGACATCTGGCTGCCCGAGGGCGCCAGCGCCTCGATCGACGACGTCGAGGTCTACGGGGGCAGCGCCCGTGACCGCCGCAAGGATGCCCCCGGTGAGGGCAGGCCGCATGTGGTGCTGACCGGGCGGGTGGTGTGCGGCTCGGTGACCATCCGGGGACCGCGCCGCTCGCTGCGCTGGCCGTCGCGCGTGCGCTGA